From the Burkholderia ubonensis subsp. mesacidophila genome, the window TGCTCGACGAACAGCGGCGCGTAGTTCAGCCCGGCGTGGCGCCCGGAGAAATAGCCGATCGCGAGCTGGAGCTCGTCCTTGACCAGCTTGCGTTCGAGTTCGTCGGGCGGCAGCGCGACCATTTCGATCAGCACGTCGGGCGCGCGCGCGCGGAAGCGGCCGACGGCCCGCGCGATCGACTCGACGACGTCCGGCGCGAGCCGCTCGGACATCCCGATGCGCAGTTCGCCGAGTAGCGTGTCGGACACGTCCTGCGTATCGCGCGTGAAGGTATCGAGCGCCTGCAGCAGCCGGCGCGTGGACTGCAGCACGCGCTCGCCCTTGGGCGTCAGCCGGAAGCCGCTCTTGCCCCGTTCGCACAGCCGAAACCCGACGCGCGTCTCGAGCTTGGCCATTTGCGTGCTGATCGTGGACTGCGCCATGCCGAGCCGGCCTTGCGCCGCGCTGAACCCGCCGCTCTCGACGATCGTCACGAACAGCCGGAGCAACTGCAGGTCCATGTCTCTCAATTGGGTGAGCATGGTGATACATCGAAATTCGTTGAAGTCAACTTATGATAGTTCATGTTTTTCGTTGGATGGCGGCGCCGCAGAATCCGGGTTGACGTCGCATGAGCGACCCACTTCCCGCTGGTGAAAGGAACCCGCCCGATGAGCAGCAACGATCTCGCCTTTACCCGTTCGAGCCTGTACGGCACCCAGGTCGAAGCCAATTACGCCGGCGCGACGAGCTTCATGCGCCGCCGCTACAGCCGCGATCTCGCGGGCGTCGACCTGGCCTTCACCGGCGTGCCGTTCGATTCGGCCGTCACGCACCGGCCCGGTACGCGCTTCGGCCCGCGCGGGCTGCGCGTCGCGTCGACGGGGATCGCGTGGGAGCGTCCGTGGCCGTGGGAGTTCGACCCGTTCGACGTGCTGGCGGCGGTCGACTACGGCGACTGCGCGTTCGACGCCGGGCGGCCCGAATCGGTGCCGGACGCGATCGAGCGGCACGCGGACGAGATCCTGAAGCACGGCTGCGGGATGCTCACGCTCGGCGGCGACCACTTCATCACCTATCCGCTGCTGAAGGCGCATGCGAAGATCCACGGGCCGCTGTCGCTCGTGCATTTCGACGCGCATACCGACACCTGGCCCGATCCGGACGGAAAACGGATCGATCACGGGACGATGTTCTTCCACGCGGCCAACGAAGGCCTGGTGGTGCCCGGGCGATCCGTGCAGGTCGGCATCCGCACGACCAACGACGAGCCGATGGGGTTCGACATCCTCGACGCGCGGCAGGTGCATCGCGCGACGCCCGAGGCGGTTGCCGCGCGGATTCGCGAACGCGTCGGCGATCATCCCGTCTACCTGACGTTCGACATCGACTGCCTCGATCCGGCCTTCGCGCCGGGCACGGGTACGCCGGTGTCGGGCGGCCTGTCGAGCCATCAGGCGCTCGAGATCCTGCGCCACCTGCGCGGCATCAACCTGGTCGGCATGGACGTGGTCGAAGTGTCGCCGCCGTACGATCACGCCGAGATCACGTCGCTCGCGGGCGCGACGATCGCGATGGAGATGGTGTGCCTCTATGCGTGGCGGCGCCGGCAAGCGCGACCGCAAGGTTGAGGGCTGAGGCAATCTGAACAGGCGGCCCGGGATGTCCCGGGCCGCGCTTCCTGAAGCATGCCACGTAAGACGAAAGACGACGCACGACGGCCGGTGCGCGGTGTCCTAAGATGAATGCATCCCCCTTCGCGACAGGCCTCTTCCGTGTGCACCAACTACCGCGCGCCGGACGAAGATCCGGGCATCAGCGAGCTGAAGATCGGCATCGGCGACCTGTTTCGCGATGATCCGTGGGAGCCCGACGTCTATCCCGACTACGCGGCGCCGATCGTGTGCGCTGACGGCGACGGCGCCGCGGCCGTGAAGGCGGTGTTCGGCTTCTGGCCGAAGTTCATGCAGCCGGAGCGCGTCGACGACGACGGCCGGAAACAGAAGAAGCTCGACACGATGAACGCGCGCGCCGAGACGGTCGGGACGTCGCGCCTGTACGGCAAGGCATGGCGCGACGGCCAGCGCTGCCTGATCCCGGCGCGCTGGGTCTGCGAGCCGTGCTACGAATCGGGCCGCAACGTCTGGCACCGGATCGGCCTCGCCGGCTGGCAGACCTGCTGCGTCGCCGGCATCTGGCGGCGCTACGCGCGCGACGACGGCTCGCCGGTGATCGGCATGACGATGCTGACGGTCAACGCCGACGGTCACCCGGTGTTCGCGCGCATGCACCGGCCCGGCGACGAGAAGCGGGGCGTCGTGATCCTGCGCGGCGGCGACTACGACGAATGGCTGCACACGACGAACGCCGAGGCCGCGCGCCTGATGCTGCACTTGCTGCCGGCCGGCGAGATGGCGGCGGAGCCGAATCCGAAATAGCGGCGGCATCCCGAAGGTCCGTTCGGACGATTTTGAAATTTGACCGATTTCGGGTAATTCCCGATTTCCCGCAAGTTGTATATACAAGATGATCCGCTGGCAATGTCGGCACGCGTGCGTGTCGATGCGCGCCGGCGTGCTGACCATGCGCGCCTGGCGCAGGCCGGCGATCCACGGCGTTCGACCAAGTTCCACCGCGACGAGTCGTTAAAGACGGTTCGGCAGGTGCGCAGCATCGATGGATGTGTTTGTGATCCTAAGCAATTTGGAGATAACTCCGTGTCAACCAATTCCAGCGGGAAAGCCGGCGGCAGCCTGATCGAGGTCCGTTCGATCGATTTCATCCCCGACGCCGAGCGTCACGGCGGGCTGCTCAGCCAGTTCACGCTTTGGCTGTCGGCCAACATGCAGATCACGGCGATCGTGACGGGCGCACTGGCGGTCGTGCTCGGCGGCGACGTGTTCTGGTCCCTGGTCGCGCTGCTGCTCGGGCAGCTGATCGGCGGCGCGGTGATGGCGCTGCACGGCGCGCAGGGGCCGCAGCTCGGCCTGCCGCAGATGATCTCGAGCCGCGTGCAGTTCGGCGTGTACGGCGCGATGATCCCGATCGTGCTGGTGTGCCTGATGTACGTCGGCTTTTCCGCGAGCGGCTCGGTGCTGGCGGGGCAGGCGGTCGCGCAGCTGCTGCACGTCGACGACGCGACCGGCATCCTGCTGTTCGCCGCCGTGATCGTGTGCCTGACCGTGTGCGGCTATCGCGCGATCCATGCGGTGGGCCGCATCGCGAGCGTGATCGGCATCGCCGCGTTCGTGTACATGTTCGCGCAGCTGTTCGCGAATCACGACATCGGCGCGCTGCTCGCGAACCGGCATTTCTCGCTCGCGAGCTTCCTGCTGTCGATGTCGCTGTCCGCGTCGTGGCAGATCGCGTTCGGGCCGTACGTCGCCGACTACTCGCGCTATCTGCCGCGCTCGACGTCGTCGGTCCGCACGTTCCTCGCGGTGGGCCTCGGGTCGGTGCTCGGCGCGCAGGCAGCGATGGTGTTCGGCGTGTTCGCCGCGGCGCTGGCCGGCAGCCGGTTCGCGCATCACGAGGTCGCCTATATCGTCGGGCTCGGCTCGACGGGCGCCGTTGCGGCGCTGCTGTACTTCAGCATCGCATTCGGCAAGGTGACCGTGACGGCGCTCAATGCGTACGGCAGCTTCATGTCGATGGCGACGATCGTCAGCGGCTTTCGCGGCAAGGGCGCGGTGTCGTCGAAGAGCCGCCTCGCGTACATCTTCGGGATGATCTGCGTGTCGACGATGCTCGCGCTCGCCGGCCGCCACTCGTTCCTGAAGGAATTCACCGCGTTCATCCTGTTCCTGCTCGCGTTCTTCACGCCGTGGAGCGCGATCAACCTCGTCGACTACTACTGCTTCACGCGGTCGCGCTACGACGTGCCCGCGCTGTCCGATCCGGACGGCCGCTACGGGCGCTGGAACGCGATGGCGATCACGATCTACGTGGTCGGCGTGCTCGTGCAGCTGCCGTTCATGTCGACGCACGTCTACACGGGCCCGCTGGTCGATGCGCTGGGCGGCACCGACATCTCGTGGATCCTCGGTCTGCTCGTGCCTGCCGTGCTGTACTACATCGGTGCGCGCGCGTCGCGCCGCCAGATTCCCGAACGGCTGATCCTCCCGCTCGAACGCGGCGAGATCCAGCACTGACGATCCGGCGTCCGGTTCCGGCCGGACGCCCGCGTTCCCCGGTCCGGCCGCGCCACGCGATGCGGCAATCCGCCGGCCGAATCTCCCTGTTCACTCGATGACGGCACGGTGCGCCGAACGCGTTCCGCGTCGGCGCGCATTCCGTCGAATAGATAGCATGACTAAATTGATGAAACATCGCGCGGCCTCGCTGCGCCTGCCGCCGGCGCGCGCCGGCCTTCATGCCGCGTGCGCGGCCGCCACCCTCGCGTGCTCGGGCGCGGCGCTGGCCCGGGACGGCGTCACGCTGTACGGCGTGATCGACGAGTTCGCGCAATACGTGAACACCGGGAACGGCTACACGGCGGCGATCGGTTCGGGCGGCCAGTGGGGCAGCCGGTTCGGCGTGAAGGGCGCCGAGGACATCGGCGGCGGGCAGAAGATCGAGTTCGATCTGGAAAACGGCTTCAATCCGAATGACGGCACGTTCGCGGATTCGGGCCGCATGTTCAACCGGCAGGCGTGGGTCGGCGTCGCGGGGCAGTGGGGCAAGCTGCGCGCGGGCCGCCAGAATTCGCCGCTCTTCAACGACCAGGGCGGCCAGGACGCGTTCGGCGGCGTGACCCAGGCGTCCGGCATGGACAACCTGACGATCTTCGCGTTCCGCACGAGCAATACCGTGTCGTACCAGAGCCCGGAGATCGCCGGCTTTCAGGCGGGCGTGTACTTCGGCTTCGGCGACGCGGGCGGCGTGCGCTCGGCCGGATCGAGCCAGCAGTTCGACGTGACCTACGAGCATGGGCCGTTCGCGGCGTTCGTCGCGGGCCAATGGCTCAAGAGCGCGACGGCGGCGACGACGGATCGCACGATCATGGCCGGCGCGTCGTACGCGATCGGCAAGGCGACCGTCTACGGCGGATTCTCGGCTGTGAGGTGGGACGACATCGGCATCGATTCGCGCGTCTACGGGCTGTCGGTCAAGTATCAGCTGAACCCGGCGAACTATGTGGCGCTCGGCTATGCGTACTCGCACGACCAGTCGTCGCAACGCAACCATGCCGACCAGGTCGGGCTGATGTACGAGTACGACCTGTCGAAGCGCACCAGTTTCTACGGTGCGCTGTCATACCTGCGCAACCGCAACCAGGCGGGCTACACGCTCGCCGGCGCGGCGAACCCGGGCTTGCCGCTCGCGTATCCGGGCGCGAATGCGCGCGGCGTGCAGCTCGGCATCGTGCATCGGTTCTGAGTAACCGTCTAGCGAGTCAAGCGGAATGAAGCGAACTGTCCCAAGGTGTGCTGGTTTTGACCATGGCGTTGAGCACGGTCAGGAGCTTGCGCATGCAGGCAACCAGCGCGACCTTGGGCGGTTTGCCTGCGGCGATCAGTCGTTGATAAAAAGCGGCAATAGCGGGGTTGCGTCGCGAAGCGGTGAGCGCTGCCATGTACAGGACGCGACGGATATCGAACCGTCCGCCTTGAATGCGCCTGTGCCCCCGGGTAGTTCCCGAGTCCCATGCCATCGGAGCGACGCCAACCAACGCAGCGATCTGGCGGCGATTGAGCCGGCCAAGTTCGGGCAGTTCTGCGATCAAGGTAGCACTGGCCACTGGGCCGATACCGCTTGCCGAGCGCAGCAGTTCGTCGAGTGCGCTGTAGTGCGCGCGGACGTGGGTAACCATCTGGGCGTCGACATCATCAAGCTGCTTGCGGATGGCGTCGATCATGGCTTCTATGCTCGGGCGTACGACCGGAATGGCCAGCTGCAAACGCTGCCGCTCGGACAGCAACATGCCGAGCAACTGACGACGGCGTGTGACCATGGCGGCCAGCGCTTGTTGCTGGGTGTCGGCCAGCGGTCGAATGAAGTTGGCCAGATCCTTGCGACGAACCAGTACCGATGCGAACTCCGCCAGCATGTGAGCATCGATCGTATCGGTCTTGGCCAGACGCCCCATCGACTTGGCAAAGTCGCGCGCCTGACGCGGGTTGATCACGGCGACCGGCAAGCCTGCCGCCTGCAACGCACACGCAAGCGCCGCTTCGTAGCCGCCCGTGGCTTCCATGACGACCAGAGCCACGTTCAGGGGTTGCAGGGCCGCTGCCAGGGCCGAATGTGCCTCGGCATCGTTAGCCCATCGCTGCGCAATGCGTTCGGCGCCCAATACCGCAATATCGACGTGCTCCTTGGCTACGTCGATACCCACCATTACTGAGGAAGCAGACATGATCTTCAGATCCCTTGCTTGTGCATGCGCCCTCGATCAGATCGGGGCGGGTAACCGTTCGGGTTTCGGGAAGACCAGCACGGCAACCGTGCGTTCTGTACTCAGAAACGGGCTCATTGGCCCAAGCGCGAATCAAACTACACGGTTCAGTCTGGTTGCTCCCAGACTTTACCGTACCGGTCAGGCTTGAACATACAAGCGCGCCGCGCACCGGGACAGCAGGTAAACGAACGGCGGGCCGCCTTCGTCAGGCGGCCCGCGCGTCGGGGAGGGGGAAGGGCGGCCGGCCGGGACGAGGCCGGACGCCGCGATGCGTATTACGCGTTACGCGTTCGTCGCGAGCGACGCGCGCCGACGTTGCACGACCTGCAGCACGACGAGCGCGAGCCCGGCGAGCGCGATCAGCGCGCCGGCCACCGGCACCGCCGCATAGCCGAACCCGCCCGAGATCGCCGCGCCGCCGGCCGCCGCGCCGAGCGCGTTGCCGAGGTTGAACGCGCCGACGTTGACCGACGATGCGAGGCCCGGCGCTTCGGACGCGGCGCGCATCACGCGCATCTGCAGCGGCGGCACGACCGCGAACGTCGCGACGCCCCACACGAGCAGCGCGACCGCCGCGCCCGCATGCGTCGCGGCGAGCGCCGGGAACGCGAGCATCACGGCGATCAGCAGCAGCAGGAAGCCGATCAGGCTGCCGTCGAGCGAGCGGTCCGCGAGCCGGCCGCCCGCGATGTTGCCGATCGAGAAGCCGATGCCGATCAGCACCAGCATCGCGGTCACGAAACCGGGCGTCGCGCCCGTCAGGTTCGCGAGCGTCGGTGCGACGTACGTGTACAGCGTGAACATCGCGCCGGCGCCGAGCACCGTCGTCGCGAGCGCGCCGAGCACGACCGGGCGCGTGAGCACCGCGAGTTCCGCGCGCAGGTTCGGCATCTTGCCGGCCTCGCCCTTGGGCAGCGCGGCGAACAGGCCCGCGATCGCGATCAGGCCGAGGCCCGCGGTCGCCGCGAACGACATCCGCCAGCCGATCACCTGGCCGAGCCACGTCGCGGCCGGCACGCCGCCGACGTTCGCGATCGTGAGGCCCATGAACATCGTCGCGACCGCGCTCGCCTGCTTGTCGCGCGGCACGAGGCTCGCGGCGACCACCGAGCCGAGCCCGAAGAACGCGCCGTGATTCAGGCTCGTGACGAGCCGCGCGAGCAGCAGCGTCGTGTAGTTCGGCGCGATCGCCGACAGCAGGTTGCCGATCGTGAAGATGGTCATCAGCGCGATCAGCGCGGCGCGCCGCGGCCAGCGCGCGAGCAACAGCGTCATCAGCGGCGCGCCGGCCATCACGCCGATCGCATACGCGCTGATCAGCATGCCGGCGGTCGGGATCGACACGTGGACGCCGTCGGCGATCACGGGCAGCAGGCCCATCGGCGAAAACTCGGTGGTGCCGATGCCGAACGCGCCGGCGGCGAGTGCCAGGAGCGGCAGCGCGGCGCTGCCGGCAGGGCGCGAAGTGGGGGAGGTCGAGGGGTTCACGTAAGGGCTCCTGGGTGCGGGCGGCAGCGGGGTGCGGGCATCGCCCGGTTCGGCCGGCCGTTGATGGCAGGACGGAGTGTGCCCGCTTTACTTTTGCGGAAAAAGCGGCCTTGGATCGAAACTATTTTGATTTTGAATCAACAATGAAGGTCGGGGCCGGCGAATGCCTGGCGCTCGGGAACCCCGCCGCGACGGGGCGAGCGCGGTTGCCGCGATGCCGGGCGCGCGCCAGAAAAAAGCCTCGGACACGGGCGGACCGTGACCGAGGCGTGAAGGCATCCTCTCATAGGCACGAGGGTTGGATGCGCGCGCAGTATATTTCGAGTTGTAACAATTGGAAATAGTGCTCGATGACCGATTTTCGACGGATATTTCAAATGTCTGACAACAGGGTTGCCGGCGTCGTGAAACTGCAAATCGAACGAAATCGCGCCGGCCGCCGGCTGACCGGACCGATTCGCGTCGGGCGCTTCCCGGATGACCGGGCCGGATGCCGCCAACACTGCGCACGACGCGCCCGTCGCTCCCGCGCGTGTCGTTTTTGAAACATTCCGGCGGCGCGGCGACGGGCTGGCCGCAGCACGCCGAATCGTAAGAAAAATGTCGGCTTTGTCAGATTGGCGCGGTGTTCGGCCGGGATGGGCGAACGCGCGACGCTGACGGCAGCGCGCTGATTCTCGCCACTTTCGAGCGTGCGGCGGCGCACGCCGCGCTGCCTGTTTCATCCCCGCAACCGATCGTATTGGCCCGCCTGCGCACGGCGGCGCCGTTGCGCGTCTTCGGCACATGGGGATGCGGTTGCCGATCCGGTGGCATGGAACGTGCTGTCTTACCGAACGTGACGAGAAGGTTTGGACGGAGGACCGCAACGGAGCGACATCCCGACGATGACAGGCTTCCGGCGACGCGAACGCGGAGGCAGGCGAACGACGGGCGCGAGCATCAACGAGGAGCCGCCGGAATGGCCATCTGCCCGCGAGAGGCGAGGTCGTGCGGCGGCGTGCGATCGATCAACGCGCATTTCCAGCGCTCGGGGCGGGTGCGGCGGCGACGTGCTGTCGGGCAGCGCGACGTGCGGCCGCTGGGAGAAAGGCAATGAGGGATTTCGTGGTCGCAGTGCTGTGGCTCGGCCCGCTGTCGGTGCTGCTTTACCTGTCCGACGTCGACATCCGGCAGGTCGTGACGCAGATCCCGGACTACCTGCGGCATCTGGTGGCGATGTTCTTCAGCTGACGAAGGCCGGCGACGGATCGGCACCGTCGCGTTCACGCGTCGGCCGTCGCGTGCAGCGCCGCGAGGAACTGCCGCACGACCGGCGAGACCGCGTGGCCGTCGTACACGAATTCGACGTCGAAGCGGTCGGCGAACGTGTCGAGCGCGACCAGCCGCACGGTGTCCGGGCACGACGGCGCCGCGCTTTCCGGCACGAACGCGCAGCCCATCCCGGCCGCAACGAGCCCGATCAGCGTCGGGATGTCGCTGCCGACCTGCGCGATCCGCGGCGTGAAGCCCGCCCGCCGGCACTGCTCGATCAGGAACCGGTGATGCGCGGCGGACCGTTGCGGATCGAACCAGACGAACGGCGCGTCGGCGAGTTCGGCCGGCCGGCTCGGCGCGCGCACGCGGCGGCCCGGCGTGGACGGCATCGCGAGCACGAACCGGTCGCTCAGCAGCCGCACGCCCGCCAGGTGCGGCGCCTCGTCTCGGCGCCACGCCATGATCCCGCCGTCGAGCTCGCCGCGCGCGATCGCGGCCGCCTGGTCGGCCGACAGCATCGGCGCGATCGACAGCTTCACGTGCGGGCACGCGTCCCGGAACGCCTTGAGCACGTTCGACACCACCGGCAGCGGGAAATAGTTCGGCAGCACGCCGAGCCGCAGCTCGCCGAGCTCGCCGGCCGCGCTGCGCAGCGCGCGCTCGCGGCTCTCGCGCAGGTCGGCGAGCAGGCGTTGCGCATCCCGCAGGAAGCTCGCGCCGGCCGCCGTCAGCGTGACGCCGGTCGCGCGGCGGACCAGCAGCGGGGTGCCGATCGCGTCCTCGAGCTCGCGGATCTGCCGGGACAGCGCGGGCTGCACGATCCCGACCGCGCGGGCGCCCGCCATCACGCTGCCGGCCTCCGCGACCGCGACGAAGTAGCGGAGATGGCGTAATTCGACCTGTCGCATGCGGCTCCCGTTCGTCGATCAGATATGCCTGACAAGCATAGCAGCCGGCATTCGATGGTATTGGAAAGCATGGTGCGCGCGACGTAGGATGGACGGCGTCATTTCACCTGTTCGCGCCTCAATCCCATGCCGCTCCATATCCAGACCCCCTATGTTCGTTCGCAGGCCGCGTCCCGCCGGCTCGGCAAGGACGTGCTGCTCAAGATCGAGGCCATGCAGCCGTCCGGCTCGTTCAAGCTGCGCGGCATCGGCGCGATTTGCGAAGCGCGGCGCGCCGCCGGCGCGCGCCGTTTCGTGTCGTCGTCGGGCGGCAACGCGGGCATCGCGGTCGCGTATGCGGGTCGCGAACTCGGCGTGCCCGTGCTCGTGGTGGTGCCGGAAAGTACGTCCGCGCGCGCACGCGAGCTGATCCGC encodes:
- a CDS encoding SOS response-associated peptidase family protein — protein: MCTNYRAPDEDPGISELKIGIGDLFRDDPWEPDVYPDYAAPIVCADGDGAAAVKAVFGFWPKFMQPERVDDDGRKQKKLDTMNARAETVGTSRLYGKAWRDGQRCLIPARWVCEPCYESGRNVWHRIGLAGWQTCCVAGIWRRYARDDGSPVIGMTMLTVNADGHPVFARMHRPGDEKRGVVILRGGDYDEWLHTTNAEAARLMLHLLPAGEMAAEPNPK
- a CDS encoding MFS transporter, which codes for MNPSTSPTSRPAGSAALPLLALAAGAFGIGTTEFSPMGLLPVIADGVHVSIPTAGMLISAYAIGVMAGAPLMTLLLARWPRRAALIALMTIFTIGNLLSAIAPNYTTLLLARLVTSLNHGAFFGLGSVVAASLVPRDKQASAVATMFMGLTIANVGGVPAATWLGQVIGWRMSFAATAGLGLIAIAGLFAALPKGEAGKMPNLRAELAVLTRPVVLGALATTVLGAGAMFTLYTYVAPTLANLTGATPGFVTAMLVLIGIGFSIGNIAGGRLADRSLDGSLIGFLLLLIAVMLAFPALAATHAGAAVALLVWGVATFAVVPPLQMRVMRAASEAPGLASSVNVGAFNLGNALGAAAGGAAISGGFGYAAVPVAGALIALAGLALVVLQVVQRRRASLATNA
- a CDS encoding purine-cytosine permease family protein; the protein is MSTNSSGKAGGSLIEVRSIDFIPDAERHGGLLSQFTLWLSANMQITAIVTGALAVVLGGDVFWSLVALLLGQLIGGAVMALHGAQGPQLGLPQMISSRVQFGVYGAMIPIVLVCLMYVGFSASGSVLAGQAVAQLLHVDDATGILLFAAVIVCLTVCGYRAIHAVGRIASVIGIAAFVYMFAQLFANHDIGALLANRHFSLASFLLSMSLSASWQIAFGPYVADYSRYLPRSTSSVRTFLAVGLGSVLGAQAAMVFGVFAAALAGSRFAHHEVAYIVGLGSTGAVAALLYFSIAFGKVTVTALNAYGSFMSMATIVSGFRGKGAVSSKSRLAYIFGMICVSTMLALAGRHSFLKEFTAFILFLLAFFTPWSAINLVDYYCFTRSRYDVPALSDPDGRYGRWNAMAITIYVVGVLVQLPFMSTHVYTGPLVDALGGTDISWILGLLVPAVLYYIGARASRRQIPERLILPLERGEIQH
- a CDS encoding LysR family transcriptional regulator: MLTQLRDMDLQLLRLFVTIVESGGFSAAQGRLGMAQSTISTQMAKLETRVGFRLCERGKSGFRLTPKGERVLQSTRRLLQALDTFTRDTQDVSDTLLGELRIGMSERLAPDVVESIARAVGRFRARAPDVLIEMVALPPDELERKLVKDELQLAIGYFSGRHAGLNYAPLFVEQQALFCGAAHPLFAKPAVGVDDVAQASTVARLYRMSTPASRLRGLPPTAFSENVDADVVFILSGAHLGFLPDHIAAPWESAGKLRRLLANRMSYAIEFQLATSKNADDNEVLDVFRRELGDQFGAPARRASK
- a CDS encoding porin: MTKLMKHRAASLRLPPARAGLHAACAAATLACSGAALARDGVTLYGVIDEFAQYVNTGNGYTAAIGSGGQWGSRFGVKGAEDIGGGQKIEFDLENGFNPNDGTFADSGRMFNRQAWVGVAGQWGKLRAGRQNSPLFNDQGGQDAFGGVTQASGMDNLTIFAFRTSNTVSYQSPEIAGFQAGVYFGFGDAGGVRSAGSSQQFDVTYEHGPFAAFVAGQWLKSATAATTDRTIMAGASYAIGKATVYGGFSAVRWDDIGIDSRVYGLSVKYQLNPANYVALGYAYSHDQSSQRNHADQVGLMYEYDLSKRTSFYGALSYLRNRNQAGYTLAGAANPGLPLAYPGANARGVQLGIVHRF
- a CDS encoding LysR family transcriptional regulator codes for the protein MRQVELRHLRYFVAVAEAGSVMAGARAVGIVQPALSRQIRELEDAIGTPLLVRRATGVTLTAAGASFLRDAQRLLADLRESRERALRSAAGELGELRLGVLPNYFPLPVVSNVLKAFRDACPHVKLSIAPMLSADQAAAIARGELDGGIMAWRRDEAPHLAGVRLLSDRFVLAMPSTPGRRVRAPSRPAELADAPFVWFDPQRSAAHHRFLIEQCRRAGFTPRIAQVGSDIPTLIGLVAAGMGCAFVPESAAPSCPDTVRLVALDTFADRFDVEFVYDGHAVSPVVRQFLAALHATADA
- the speB gene encoding agmatinase; the encoded protein is MSSNDLAFTRSSLYGTQVEANYAGATSFMRRRYSRDLAGVDLAFTGVPFDSAVTHRPGTRFGPRGLRVASTGIAWERPWPWEFDPFDVLAAVDYGDCAFDAGRPESVPDAIERHADEILKHGCGMLTLGGDHFITYPLLKAHAKIHGPLSLVHFDAHTDTWPDPDGKRIDHGTMFFHAANEGLVVPGRSVQVGIRTTNDEPMGFDILDARQVHRATPEAVAARIRERVGDHPVYLTFDIDCLDPAFAPGTGTPVSGGLSSHQALEILRHLRGINLVGMDVVEVSPPYDHAEITSLAGATIAMEMVCLYAWRRRQARPQG
- a CDS encoding IS110 family RNA-guided transposase, with protein sequence MSASSVMVGIDVAKEHVDIAVLGAERIAQRWANDAEAHSALAAALQPLNVALVVMEATGGYEAALACALQAAGLPVAVINPRQARDFAKSMGRLAKTDTIDAHMLAEFASVLVRRKDLANFIRPLADTQQQALAAMVTRRRQLLGMLLSERQRLQLAIPVVRPSIEAMIDAIRKQLDDVDAQMVTHVRAHYSALDELLRSASGIGPVASATLIAELPELGRLNRRQIAALVGVAPMAWDSGTTRGHRRIQGGRFDIRRVLYMAALTASRRNPAIAAFYQRLIAAGKPPKVALVACMRKLLTVLNAMVKTSTPWDSSLHSA